AAGTTAAGATTCCAAACTTCCCCTGATTGGATTTGGTCTTTGTAATTGGATAAAAAGGATAAAACAAGTTCTGCTTCCTTTGTATATCCATCCTCTGGATCAATGCGACCAGAACTTACGGCAAGGGCAGGGATTCCATGGAGGGCTCCGTGTTTTGCGGCACCTACAGTACCTGAATAGTGGACATCATATCCCATATTCACACCCCGGTTGATTCCAGAGATCACAAAGTCAATTTTAGGAAAGATCTCCGCATACAAACCAATGTTCACACAATCGGCTGGAAATCCATCGGCAATGTAATGGTTGTCATTGATTCGTTCCACTCGCATCCCTTGGAATACGGTAAGTGCCATAGAGGTGACAGAACGTTCTTTTAAAGGGGCAATGAGATACGTGTTATATGTTTTTCCAAGAACTCGTTCCAAAGCTTTGATTCCGGCGGAGGAAATTCCGTCGTCATTTGTGATGAGTAAATTCAACTATAAACCACCTGAGATCGATTGGAGGATACTGGTTGCTGTATACAAGTTCATAAGAAAAGGAAATAGAATCGTTAGGCCCAGTGCATAAAAAGAAAATTTTAGTGAGTCACGATTTCTTAATTCGTAAATGGATTTAAGACCACGAGAAACAACCAAACTATAAAGTAATATAAATGTGAGTAATAAAAGGAGTCCAGATCCAAGTCCCGAAAGCCCCACAGCATGAAAGACAATACTTACGGGTGCAAATAACAAAAACAAAACTACGGAATGTCTTGCGAACAGCAATAAAAACAAGAGTTTTTGCGACCGTCCCTTTTTTTGCACATAGTAGTCAGCAACCAATGCATAAAAAAAAGGAAAAAACCGAAATAGAAACAAGTTGGCAATAAAACCAAAAAACAGAAATGACAGAGTAGAAATCGTGTATGGTGCTGAAAGTATACTCATCCCCACTGACAGAGATAAGGCGGAAAGGATAGAAAACATCCAACTCGAAAGTGGACTTGCTGCAAAAGGAATCTCCTTGATCTCTTCCGAATAACGAAGTGGATCAAGAAATACTAATTCTAATACATCAACTAAATCAAAGAAAAAATCTCTCATAACATCAATTTTCCAAGAGCTGTGGGTAGAATGACTAAAACCTGTGATTGGATGAGAGAACGAATTTTAGATACATGCGAGTTGTCTCCAAAAAAACTCACACCCAAGGTTTGCAAAAATCGATCGAAGTGTGAAATCTCTTGTTCGAATAGAGGAATGAGTCCATCGTATTGACAAAGTTCGGAAAGTTTTTTATGAGCTTCCCTTCTACCACCGATGTCATCCACTAGTTTGTTACGAAATGCATCTTCACCAGAATAAATTTTACCTTCCGCCAACTCTTCAATGGACTTAACAGTTTTGTTTCTTCCT
The genomic region above belongs to Leptospira terpstrae serovar Hualin str. LT 11-33 = ATCC 700639 and contains:
- the surE gene encoding 5'/3'-nucleotidase SurE, yielding MNLLITNDDGISSAGIKALERVLGKTYNTYLIAPLKERSVTSMALTVFQGMRVERINDNHYIADGFPADCVNIGLYAEIFPKIDFVISGINRGVNMGYDVHYSGTVGAAKHGALHGIPALAVSSGRIDPEDGYTKEAELVLSFLSNYKDQIQSGEVWNLNFPPEISGSGTISEIVFTRLGRRRYTEKYEKKQIIEGVSEFQLNGSLLGHDEETGTDFEAYNQGKLPVTPIQLDLTEKLRLKELQSK